From Antennarius striatus isolate MH-2024 chromosome 9, ASM4005453v1, whole genome shotgun sequence, one genomic window encodes:
- the LOC137601148 gene encoding V-type proton ATPase subunit C 1-A-like, with the protein MTEFWLISAPGEKTCQQTWDKMMAATTRTNNLSVNHKFNIPDLKVGTLDVLVGLSDELAKLDTFVESVVKKVAQYMADVLEDSRDKVQENLLASGVDLVTYITRFQWDMAKYPIKQSLKNISEIISKQVTQIDNDLKTRASAYNSLKGNLQNLERKNAGSLLTRSLADIVKKEDFVLNSEYLVTLLVVVPKTAYADWQKAYETLAEMVVPRSSNLLFEDNDSGLFSVTLFMKAIDDFKHKARENKFIVRDFLYNEEEMKADKEEMTRLSTDKKKQFGPLVRWLKVNFGEAFIAWIHIKALRVFVESVLRYGLPVNFQAMLLQPNKKTMKKLREVLNDLYKHLDSSAAAIIDSAMDIPGLNLSQQDYYPYVYYKIDCNLLDFKA; encoded by the exons ATGACAGAGTTTTGGTTGATCTCGGCACCTGGAGAGAAGACCTGCCAGCAGACATGGGACAAAATGATGGCAGCCACCACGCGTACCAACAACCTGTCAGTCAATCACAAGTTCAACATCCCTGACCTCAAG GTGGGGACACTAGATGTCCTGGTTGGGCTGTCAGATGAACTGGCCAAATTAGACACTTTTGTTGAAAG TGTGGTGAAAAAGGTTGCTCAGTACATGGCCGACGTGCTGGAGGACAGTCGGGACAAAGTTCAGGAGAACCTGCTGGCCAGTGGAG TTGATCTTGTTACCTACATCACAAGATTCCAATGGGACATGGCAAAATATCCCATCAAACAGTCGCTTAAGAACATCTCTGAAATCATCTCAAAG CAAGTAACTCAGATTGACAACGACTTGAAGACCAGAGCATCTGCATATAACAGCCTGAAGGGAAATCTGCAGAATTTAGAAAGGAAGAATGC GGGGAGTTTACTGACCAGGAGCCTGGCCGACATCGTCAAGAAGGAAGACTTCGTACTTAATTCAGAGTACCTCGTCACTCTGCTGGTGGTTGTACCAAA GACAGCTTATGCTGACTGGCAGAAAGCGTACGAGACCCTGGCTGAAATGGTGGTGCCTCGATCCTCAAA cCTTCTTTTTGAAGACAATGATAGTGGCCTGTTCAGTGTCACTCTGTTTATGAAAGCCATTGACGACTTCAAACACAAAGCCAGAGAGAACAA GTTCATAGTGAGAGACTTCTTGTAtaatgaagaggagatgaaggcgGACAAAGAGGAGATGACACGACTCTCCACTGACAAGAAGAAACAATTT GGTCCACTTGTCCGATGGCTGAAGGTGAACTTTGGAGAAGCCTTCATTGCCTGGATCCATATCAAAGCACTGCGTGTCTTTGTGGAATCTGTTTTAAG ATATGGGCTCCCGGTGAACTTTCAGGCCATGCTCCTGCAGCCAAACAAGAAGACTATGAAGAAACTGAGGGAGGTGCTGAATGACCTGTACAAACATCTGGACAGCAGTGCAGCAGCTATCATTGAT TCTGCGATGGACATCCCAGGCCTAAACCTGAGCCAGCAGGACTATTACCCATATGTCTACTACAAGATTGACTGCAACTTGTTGGATTTCAAAGCTTAA